The genome window GTAGCGGCCGACGTCATCGCCGCGCTCCCGGCTGCGTTTTCTTCGCTCCGGGCCGAAGATATGTCTGACGATGACCATCCGTGTACCTGTGGACGGTGCATGTGACCGGTCCCTCGCAAGCAGCCACCAAACTGTTTTTTTCTGCGCAGTTCTGGGTTATTGCCGCTGCAATCTGGACGACTGCCGTGCTGGCTCTGGCGCTCAGTCCCGATACGCGTACTGCCTGGCTGGTCAAGACGCTGGGAGATAAGCTCATTCACGCTCTGGCCTTTGCGGGAGGAGCCATCGTCTGGGTGCGGGCGCTTCAAACCTCGGCTCGCTTGAATCTGACCCTCGCGATGGCCGCCGGCAGCGTGGTGGTCCTGCTGGTGGGAGCGGCCATCGAGCTTTTACAGTCGTATGTGCCCACCCGCAGCTCGGACGTGCGCGATTTCGTGGCCGACCTCCTCGGAGTCCTT of bacterium contains these proteins:
- a CDS encoding VanZ family protein, which gives rise to MYLWTVHVTGPSQAATKLFFSAQFWVIAAAIWTTAVLALALSPDTRTAWLVKTLGDKLIHALAFAGGAIVWVRALQTSARLNLTLAMAAGSVVVLLVGAAIELLQSYVPTRSSDVRDFVADLLGVLFALLCLAIGRALRPKARV